Genomic DNA from Solanum pennellii chromosome 3, SPENNV200:
GATCATCAAACAAAAGGATTCACATCTCTATCGACACTTGGAGAAGCTCCAAGCAGAGGATTGCTTTTTTGTGTACAGAATGGTGGTAGTTCTTTTCAGGCGGGAATTATCTTTTGAGCAAACGCTCTGCCTATGGGAAGTAATGTGGGCAGACCAGGCTGCTATTAGGGCTGGGATTGGCAAGTCTGCCTGGAGTAGGATTAGGCTGCGTGCCCCACCAACAGATGATCTCTTGCTTTATGCAATTGCAGCATCTGTATTGCAACGGAGGAAACAGATCATAGAGAAGTATAGTAGCATGGATGAAATTTTAAGGGAGTGCCAGAGCATGGCTGGTCAACTGGATGTATGGAAGCTTCTAGATGATGCCCATGACTTGGTGGTGACTCTCCATGACAAGATGTAGACATCTTTGTTATGGAGATCTTACACTAATTTATTCTCTTTGCTGCTCGAACTTTATTTTGTGGGATGGTGCTACCAAACACTGCATGCATCTCCGGTACACAGGAAGAACTGAAGACAGCTTATGTCAAGTAATGCCGCTGCTTTTCTTTTGCTAAAGAACATGCAAATGTCAGATAAGAATCTGCAAGTTGGGGAATAACTTTATGTGACTATCTCCTTCCTACATACAGACTTGCAAATTGCTTGAATTCAGTGTAGCAATTCGCTTGAAGCCTGATTGGTGTACCATGCTTGATATTGAATTTGTTTAACTTAGTTCTCTTGTTAATGTTCTCCTAAGGTGGCTTTTTATTTGGAGTATTTATCTCCTGTTGCCCCAACCTCCCCAAGGCAAATGGGGTTTCTTTTAGAATGTTCTCTTTGAATGTGGATGCTAGAATAGCATACCTTTCCACGCTCTGTGCTTGGTTTGTAACTTTATCATCAAAGCAATAGCTATATCATAAGCATTACTACCTTAAATGACATGTCAAGCTCGAATGCAGCTGCATAATATTTATGCTCTTCTGAGCTATTGAAGCGCTGTTTCTGCAGCTCTTAAATCTGCGAGATATTGCaaatttcacaaaattgttATCTTGCGATTTCCAGAAAGATAGCGCTCTGTCATAAACTAGTTCATGCCTGTCCTGTGGCACGTTAGTAGTGACTAATGATCAGAGAACAAGTTGGGGCACAGGTGGTCACTGTAACATTGATTGATCCAAAAAAAAAGGAGTAGAGGCATGTTTGGTAGTAGTAACTTCTCTAATCACAGCACTTGTCTTGTCCTTAAAGTGAACAGGGTGTGTTCAGTATGAAAAAAAATGCTTTTATGGAAAAGTTTTACTTGGAATATATGttttttaggaaaacatttgagtttcttatttatCTTTTTGTGTCTGGTACATAGGCAAAAATTATCATTCTCAAAGCATCTGTGAATAAGTTAAAAGACAAATACTATGAGATGTGGTGAAGGGGGCTGCGGAGTAGAAGTGAAAATGAGATGTGTTGGAAGGGTAAATAGAAAACAATTGGGCCTAAAACCTCCGTTACTCGGATAGACGACACTGGACTACCAGTTACCACTAAGCATTATCTATCCTAGTAATACTGATACCACAGACCAGAAGTCTACTAAGAAGGACGCATaaataggtttttattttttttgatctGATAAAATAAGATCCAATCCAGATGGAAATAAATTATAGCTACAAAAAGAAAAGGTGAGACCAtaaaatttcagaaattttcctttttcttttatataaattatgcCTAAAACAGTAATATTCTGTTATTTCACCGCGTCATTGAAATAATCGATATCAGTATGGTAATGCTTGAGGTAGCCGAactctattctttctcattaatgTGTATATATGAATAATGGGGACAAGCCAACAAGCTAGTACTGATAAAATGTCCTGAGAAACGAAAGCAGCTGAATTCTGTTTCCAGGTGCAGGCAAGCGCAAGACTAGTCGTCTCAAGGGGCGGGCACGAGCAATAAAAAAGTTCTAATAGACTAATATAATAGCTGCCCTGAAATTTAGCAAGGCTGGTTGCAACAAAATTAACcagaagaaacaaaagaaatgtaAACATGAAGGATAAATATTCTCAAATATCTAATAAACACGAACCAAGTCAAGTCTAGTGCTGCCAAGGGGCATCGAACATAGCAATTGTGAAGCACAGTACAAAATTGACGACCACATCCAGTTGTTGCAGCTCGATAATGAACTAAAACAAGATAAACCAAGTCTTCTTTCAACAACTacataaatcaagaaaagaggaCCTGACAGACTGGAATTCAGAAGAATTACTGCTCCTTGGTGTAGTGTCGTACTGTAAAGGCCAAGCCCAGGATCAAGATGGGTACAAGGAACTGTAGGATTTTGATAATGAATTCTGGAGTCTTGTCTGGATTGTATGCTGTTTGTTCTGATGGAATATAAGCACGTTTTAGGGGAACAGTTGACATGTCGATTTCCCCAATGTAATACTTATCCATCATCTCTCTAGCAGAATCACTGTGGCCAACATCTTCAAAGTCATTTGTTGCATCTTTCCCTTTTGGTAAAAGGACAAAGATCAGAATTCATGtcacaaaaaaatcatcaacaCTTAATACCCTAAGAACAAACAGTAAGTGAAGAAAACCAAGTATTACCAGTTGCTGAAAGCAAAACTTCATCACCACCTGGATGATCATCCATGAACGGAGTTACATCATACACCTGAAAGCATTTTAATATGCAGacataaattcatatttcattATACGGatggaaaaacaaaaaactcTTTAAGACCTTAAAG
This window encodes:
- the LOC107013750 gene encoding cytochrome b5 translates to MASDRKIHAFEEVAKHNKTKDCWLIISGKVYDVTPFMDDHPGGDEVLLSATGKDATNDFEDVGHSDSAREMMDKYYIGEIDMSTVPLKRAYIPSEQTAYNPDKTPEFIIKILQFLVPILILGLAFTVRHYTKEQ